One Malania oleifera isolate guangnan ecotype guangnan chromosome 10, ASM2987363v1, whole genome shotgun sequence genomic region harbors:
- the LOC131166425 gene encoding GCN5-related N-acetyltransferase 8-like: MERRCSGGGGGWFVLFFLHYLMLLVKPWLYVEDFLGRECYRKQGFGELLLVVVLQVATMGNRRVEWCSLDWNSNVISFYEEMGTQVLQEWRICRLTANNSAPLFDGCADLQKLQGLWDNEWEYLQLN; encoded by the exons ATGGAGAGGCGATGCAGTGGTGGCGGTGGTGGCTGGTTTGTGTTGTTCTTCCTGCATTACTTGATGCTTCTGGTGAAGCCTTGGCTTTATGTGGAGGATTTTCTCGGAAGAGAGTGTTACAGGAAGCAAGGGTTTGGGGAGCTGTTGTTGGTGGTTGTCTTGCAGGTGGCGACAATGGGGAACAGGAGAGTGGAGTGGTGTTCGCTTGACTGGAATTCTAATGTTATTAGTTTTTATGAGGAGATGGGTACTCAAGTGTTGCAGGAATGGAGGATTTGCAGGTTAACTG CTAATAATTCAGCCCCTTTGTTTGATGGTTGTGCTGATCTTCAGAAGCTTCAAGGCTTATGGGATAATGAATGGGAGTACCTACAATTGAATTAG